In a single window of the Danio rerio strain Tuebingen ecotype United States chromosome 20, GRCz12tu, whole genome shotgun sequence genome:
- the ccr6a gene encoding C-C chemokine receptor type 6a, producing the protein MINDSSENYNYGDYYEGAVEPCSVESRQKLENFLRLFIHPIICVAGFIGNSLVIVTYALYKRTKSMTDVYLLNVAIADILFVVALPLIIYSEQHSWAMGNMSCKLLRGIYSVNLYSGMLLLACISGDRYLAIVQARRSFRLRSSTLLYSHLVCAAVWLLALLLSLPTFIFYERYENGLTESTFLFNNNTIMEEIQYVCSFKFESNETARMMKTIVPSSQVAVGFFLPLLIMGFCYSSVIVTLLRAKNFQRHKAVRVVLTVVLVFVVCHMPYNLVLLYHTINLFEQQECSHEEAVALTMTITESLAYLHSCLNPLLYAFIGVNFRNHFRKILRDIWCLGKNYMSARRSSRVTTEMYLSTRRSMDYSNNENGTSFTM; encoded by the coding sequence ATGATTAATGATTCCTCTGAAAACTACAACTACGGTGATTATTATGAAGGAGCTGTGGAGCCGTGTTCTGTGGAGAGCAGGCAGAAGCTTGAGAACTTCCTCCGCTTGTTTATTCATCCAATCATTTGTGTGGCTGGTTTCATCGGCAACAGTCTTGTGATTGTAACGTACGCCCTCTACAAGCGAACCAAGTCCATGACTGACGTGTATCTGCTGAATGTGGCCATCGCTGACATCCTGTTTGTGGTGGCTCTGCCTTTAATCATCTACAGCGAGCAGCACAGTTGGGCCATGGGGAACATGTCCTGCAAGCTTCTGCGTGGCATCTATAGCGTCAATCTGTACAGCGGGATGTTACTTCTGGCTTGCATCAGTGGAGATCGATACCTTGCCATTGTGCAAGCCCGTCGCTCGTTCCGGCTGCGTTCAAGCACTCTTCTTTACAGCCATTTAGTTTGTGCAGCCGTCTGGTTGCTGGCCTTGCTTCTGTCCCTTCCCACCTTCATCTTTTATGAGCGTTACGAAAATGGTCTGACTGAATCTACCTTCCTATTCAACAATAATACCATCATGGAAGAAATTCAGTATGTCTGCTCTTTCAAGTTTGAGTCGAATGAAACAGCGCGTATGATGAAAACCATCGTGCCCAGCTCTCAGGTGGCAGTGGGTTTCTTTTTGCCTTTGCTCATAATGGGATTCTGTTACTCCAGCGTCATTGTCACCCTTCTTCGGGCCAAGAACTTTCAGAGGCACAAAGCAGTGCGTGTAGTGCTCACCGTGGTCCTTGTGTTTGTGGTCTGCCATATGCCTTATAACCTTGTGCTGTTGTACCATACCATCAATTTATTTGAACAGCAGGAATGCAGCCATGAGGAGGCCGTCGCGTTGACCATGACCATCACAGAAAGTTTGGCATACCTGCACTCTTGCCTCAATCCTCTGCTGTATGCCTTCATCGGGGTCAATTTCAGAAACCACTTCCGGAAGATCCTACGGGACATTTGGTGTTTGGGGAAGAACTATATGTCGGCAAGGCGGTCATCACGTGTTACCACTGAAATGTACCTTTCGACGCGGCGCTCTATGGATTATTCCAACAATGAAAATGGCACGTCGTTTACCATGTGA